The DNA sequence CATTTCTTACGATTCTTTTGCCTCTTCTTTGTATTTGTGATACCACTATGGGTTTCGAATTTGATTCCCAAATTCAAATTTAAAATTTGGATGCTGACCTGATAGTCATCTTGAATTCGTCATCAGGCTGAGGGGGGGAGATCACAGGAGTGTTCGCTTTTGTCTGCTTGTATGATTTAGTGTGAGTAGCCTGTAGTTTGCGGTAAGAGCCGGGCATAATCAACTGATCCTCCGCTGATAGCGAAGGCAAATGTTTGGTTATTTTAAGCGCCGGGGAGACACCAGGGCACACGACGATCCTTGCCCCATTAAAAAATGTATGTGACGTCTTGTTTCGAACTGAGTGACAGTCTTGGATGAGAGTGTGCACATATATAAATATCTAAAACGATCCATGGTGTGTAAGGAGAAGAAGTATAGCTTAGCCAAAACAGTCCGTATGGATCGGCCTCATATGCCACTGGCTGTTAATCGGCCATGAACAAGAAGGTGGTAGCTATCTCCTGCAATCACGGCTGTCGAGAATTGTTGATTCTGTACAACGCAAGGTTATCGTGGTGTAGTCCATTAGGTACTCGAGAGCCTGTTGAGATTCGTCACCCGCGGAGGGCACGGCCGATGCGCTTGTGTTACGTAGGAGAACAACGGAAATTGTGTATGGCTAAAACTGTATTATACCATAACTGTATTATACCATCGATTTTTCACATGTAAAAAGGTGAGCAGAAGTCCTTGTTTGAATCATAACTTACAAGTCTTTTGACAGTACTCAGCTTTCTGCATCAACATGTTGTTCAACGCCTTCGCCTCGCTGTCCATTGCCGCCACTCTCGCCATCTCTTCTGTACAAGCGACAAATACTATCGTCGCGTACGGGAACTATGATTGTACTGGATCCGTTGGAAACACGGTCAACTGCGATAACAGTTGCCACTCGTTTGCAGGTAGACACTCCATCAAAGTATGTGAACATCATTTCGACCCGACGCGCTGTTGAATTGTCACTAATGTAATTCTCATTCTCGCAGCCCTCTGGTGGAACTAACTGCATCCAATATTACACTGGAAGCGACTGCACTGGTTCGCGCATAAATGTCTTCAGCTACAATGATATGTGCTTGAAGGTCGACACTGGAGGACCCGTTGGATCTTTCCGGTGCAAGAGCGACTCAGAGCTTTGCCAAGGTATATTCAGGAATATCATCTTCAGTTAGCTCTTTTGCTGATGGGTTAATACACTTGTGTAATAGATGTCTAATTCGTCAGAATTCATCTCCTTCAGCCCGcttcaaaagaaaatcaCTGGCGCATGGTGACTTGAAAATATTGTAGCACGCGATGTATTCAACACTACATGTCATTgtttgaaatatttgaaaCTGAAGGAGTTTAAATAAAGATATTCACTGATTATATGGCGCAGTGACGCTTTTGCTCTATCCAGAGCTAAATGATGTCACGACTCGCAGGCAGTTTATTTTTGGTGCGTGCCAATATTTAAATTCTTGTCAAATGAAGCGGTTGGAAAATACTGTTGCGACTGTCGATTGCCTCATAAACTTGAAGTTATCCAGAAATTTTTCCATCGCCACTACTTGATATATTCGTACAGAATTACAGAACCTGCTGTCGAGCACTGCACTGCATTTCTACTCGTCAAGGTAGCAACTGATATAGTTGTAATAAACTGAAGATGTCCGTCTTTGAATATATGTACGTTTAGGAGTCGTGGAGGCATTATCAAAGACACAACAATGCCTTAGGAGCACATCGGCTTCTTGCCAACCCGAGTGCCCTCTCCTGAGGAATACCTTACAGTCAAGCACTGTTGATATGTCTCAACTCTGCTTCCTTCGTCTCTTCGTATGAATAGAGAAGTCTGCCGGGGTGGAATATGTTGAGAGTATAGATGGCCAAAATGATCATGGCACCATCTAGGACATCTGTGCATGTGTCCGAGCATTTAATAATTTTCATGAGGAAACATTTGGAGTAAACATACTGAAATAGACTTGAGTTTGGATGATCCTTCCATCCCATCCATCTGCCAACTCGGCGATACGATAGATTGAGCTGGGTTATGCATAAAGTTAGAAAAGAGCTCATAATCTTGACCTAAACTGGTCTTACCGTATGAAAAACAGAACAGTGCTGAATGCAAGGACATAGGACATGAGCTTTATGTTTGGGGTGAGTCTCCCTTGGGCACTGCCCAGGATCCCGTCCGATGTGGGCCGGCCTTCGAAGGGACGGTTTGTATTGTATCGATAATAGAACTCGATGGAAAATGCAGAATACACCAAGATGATGACTGATTTCACGTATGGTATGAGTATAGCCAATAACGCACTGGAACAGCCATCGACTACTTACCTAGCTGGAAGATTATCCCGACGAGCATGATATTCGATCCCTGTATTTTCCATTTAGAATAATTATTAACACGATCGAATAAACAGACTTACCAGCTTAGAACCAGCGTTATCGTTAGAGGAAGCAGCTATTCCTCCTCCAAGAGCCTGGACAACAAGTGAAATAACATCCTATTTGTCCGGCAAGTCAATTATTGGTAAATCATGAAAAATA is a window from the Psilocybe cubensis strain MGC-MH-2018 chromosome 8, whole genome shotgun sequence genome containing:
- a CDS encoding hypothetical protein (Uncharacterized protein C17G6.02c), which encodes MSSNNQSADGAHENPYGYVPSRATAVIFILLFATSTLLHAFQATKHRLWWFFWTACFCGIIELVGWSGRLWSSFNPLNGSAFQMQITCTIIAPTPLLAANFVILGNVIKRLGPAFSRLTPRRYTIFFTSSDVISLVVQALGGGIAASSNDNAGSKLGSNIMLVGIIFQLVIILVYSAFSIEFYYRYNTNRPFEGRPTSDGILGSAQGRLTPNIKLMSYVLAFSTVLFFIRSIYRIAELADGWDGRIIQTQVYFNVLDGAMIILAIYTLNIFHPGRLLYSYEETKEAELRHINSA